Sequence from the Bicyclus anynana chromosome 2, ilBicAnyn1.1, whole genome shotgun sequence genome:
ATATAAGTATACAGTCTGGCAAGTTGGATTCCTCATGATATATcctgaataaaatatcaaaaaaaaatatctctccCTACTACTCGGTATGTGTTATAGGGTAACACCATGTTCCGAAGGTGGTCGGTGGAGTTCCTTTTCTACTAATAGTCTTTTTTAATCTCTTTTTGAGAGCTTAGTCACTAAAGTGACTGTGTAGCTCTCGTAAATAGTTGTATGTACTAATCGTTGTATTCAGTCACAAAATTTCTTGATGATGGTGTCCAAATAtcgactttatttattaaaccatTAGTTTACTTTAAGagctcttttatttttaatttaccctTTTATATTGTGCCCTGGGTGCGCTAGTTCAAATCACTGTTAGCtatttagggttctgtagtcaaAAAGGAACCCtatagtttcgctatgtccgtccgtctgttTCTCCGTCCGCAGTTTGTTTAGagactattatatttataaatatatacttaaaagctgaaatttagcatgagtatgtataaTCTCTACACATAAATAAATGCATCTCTTTAACATGCCGTAATAGATAACCATTTCATACAGAATCTTGTCAGATGTTATCGatatgtaaacaataaaaatcttaaGAAAACTTGATAAGATCACATAATACGCAATAGTACAAGTAAgattagaataattattatattattaaaaaaatactatgaatATCTTAAAGAAAAAGAACTTTTTTTACTATACAATTTCATCACCTATTTCACAAACCGTAATAATTAGTTATGCTTGAGACGGCTCGTATTGTGAGGAGTTTTCTCACTCTGCAAGTAAAATTACGatttttgacaaaattatttacaaaagctGCATAGTATATGCTAATAAGAAAACAACTAAATAGGCGATTCGATTAATCAAtctaataagtaggtaggtacattttcaAATTAAAGCGCGAATAAATCTTTGCAACAATGCAATTCACACAGCTAATTTgcattaaacattatttttattctcattATGAACACAGAATACTGTACGAAACTGCGACCATGTATGTGAACCTACTAATCGTACGTAAACCGTAAAAATTATATGGAATTATTTATACGGATATAATGTTACCTATTATATTCCCTTGCTCTAGTCTCTATAGATTGTTGTTATCTATGATTGAAAGTAATGTAGGGCATATACGCTAAAAACAAGATCTACATAGATCCATCAAcgttagatataatataatgtgtTTGGTATGAAGCCTTCATATCATCAGCCTATTAGCCTAGTCGAGTCTAGTTAGCTAGgcaagtaccgccaagcgatttagcgttccggtacgatgtcatgtagaaacgaAAAAGtttgcggattttcatcctcctcctaacaagttagcccgcttccatcttagattgcatcacttaccatcaggtgatattgtagtcaaggaataACTTGTAAATACCGTCCGCTACCTACTCGGTACAGTGTAACGAGAAGCAtggcaaattttgaaaatctgattttttttttatttttttattagttagttactacaatctcacctgatggtaagtgatgatgcagtctaagatggaagcgggctaacttgttaggaggaggatgaaaatccacacccctttcggtttctacacgacatcgtaccggaaagctaaatcgcttggcggtacgtctttgccggcaggttaataactagccacggccgaagccttccacctgccagatctggaccaattgaagttttcttaaaacttcaatcggcccagccggggatcgaacccaggacctttgtcTTGTAATTTGTAGATTTGATCACGTACGCTAATTAAATTAGTtacttcaattaattaattaattaattcaattaatgtGTGTAAGAACCACTCGAAAAAATTGTGTACAATTTGAAGAAAACTGTAGTTTTTGACAACAAAGCTTTTATTACTTACAGGATATGCTTGTGTGAGCTTGACGAAGTTTCCCCATTATATATGGCGATAACTTAAACTTGGTTTAGTGACTCGTTAATCTCGTAACAATTTAATAGACCAATCTCTTACATATTTATCAGTCAACTAAAACATTTTGTGAACGCCTAATTACATAACGAATTATGATTGTTTAAACATCAAACAATTCTGATAGCATATTACGCGAATCTAACAACAGAAACTAAGTCCAATCAAATCTTTTTAATGCGTTTCGGGTGTTTGTTTTTCTGTTACAATATTCCTAAATGTTGTGTCATTGATTTGcattaaattactattaattaatttattaattttattaattactatttattaatttgcattAAATTCTTATACTACTAGGCGAGCGGCTAACCCAAAGAATGTGTTTTAGTCCACTAGGTATACCCTTAAATCTTCAACAACCATCTAAAATAGTGTAGGGTAGGAAGTAGTTGGAAGTAgtgtaggtaggagtagggtagggtaggtgtaggtgaaagtttacatcgagttccatgcggacgaagtcgcggggtccactaatattttataaatcgcGCAAACGGATCTGGATGCAAGGCAGTGGCCTGCACTACATAGATGAAAATGCGGCCTACCCTTTGGACTAATTACGAACCTAATGTTTCATTTTGTAGAATTTGTGCATATAATGCACATCCtagttaaaaaatcggttgtctgtaaaatcggtttactgacgatagttgaacttgacaacgtcataagaaaatactgatagaatggttgcatttttcaaaagaaaacgatcgatactgtttaataatcttcaaagaccagaatatactttatttcttgcaaaaaaaagttggcaaccctagagcgaaggAGCCACGCATggcgtcatcttttttcgagtgtgcagccggctctaTCGAATTGTAAGACGTTGTCACATCAAAACCATGTGCACGCCACTTATGAAAGGTTACACACGTATAGTTGCATGCATGCACATGATATGACTTGTATCCTGTATTAGCGGATGCATAAGCGTCGAATGAACGATGCAAAACGGAACTTATTAAATACCATCAATGTTTAAGGCTCCAAAAATGGCATAAACCGTGACAGTTGATTGCCGCTATAAcactaaatacaaaaaaaaataataaaataaatatttaaggggaCTGCCAtacaacaatttttattttttttgctggTATGACTTTATGGTATGATTTCTAACGCGTTAGTTCCGCGTCGGAACTCGTATTCAAAAATCACTCGAATTTTCGCAGTATCCATCTTTCTTgtctaaattgaataacaaaaacaattgaaagccgatattcaaaagtttcacatttaaaaaaaaaaagcattatagaaaccatttgaaaaaagtttcattcgaaaacctcaaaccatgaagATTCTTTGTTAATTCAAAAAACCCAATTGCAATAAAACgccaatttcatactttaacccctattatTTAATTGAATGGTGCAATAGAATAATTTCGTGGTTCTAAATATAGAGCAATAATTATTGTACgatgtataaataacattactaaaataaaatacatattgttCTAAGATAAGTGCAACTAGATAAAAACATGGCAGATATACGCGCGTAGTGAAGTTTTTACAGATTCTTGGTGGTTTCTGTATATGCTAGATAGATCGTTTTATTGGGTACAATAGGATTAAAACTAGATATTTCAATTtccaaataaattgacaaaatatttaatttcttgttaCTGTTTTCTCTATTTGCAATTAATTTCGTTGCATTAGTGATTAGCCCATTAATAATCTTAATCCTCACCCACctcttttttaaaagcttttatttaactcgcAATGTATATACATGTATGTTACGGTGGATTCTTTAAACTTAGTCTTcaaccgattgagctgaaaATTTGTATACACGTTAAGTTTGGATGACAATGCAGGATATATTCTGAGACGTAactctaaatccaatatggcggaacACGTTTCACCCAAGTTCTTTGCAGAAAACATTAAGCTGTCGACTTTGAATAACCGGTCGTTCACTCAAGAGGTTGTTAATTTTCTAAAGCCTAAGTGCTGAAGGTTAAATTTGCAAAAATAATCACGTGAATTGGCTGTTTCCATATCTATTGACGCATAAACTAAAGCAAACTTCATTTTATCAATAGAAGTTACAAGATAAATTCTAAATTAGAAGTAAGAtaataattacgagtatgttagtTGTAAACCATAAACAGTATCTAATACTAGCAGAACttcgtggttttacccgcgtaattcTCATTCCcataaaaatacggggataaaatatagcctatgttactccctggtaacgtagctttctattggtgaaacaaTTTCTCAAATTGGTCCTGAGACTTAACATTATGATTTTCGTTAAAAATAGGGTTTACGGAATTCGAAAAATGGGgttgttattattttgatgTTAACAATTATATTTGAAGGCTAATATATATCCAAAGACCAAAGTTACCAAAATAGGCCAACAGGTTCGTTGTTTTAAATCCATACCTAAGTGTTGTGGAGATGTTTcgattaatataataatgttgatTTACCTTTATCTTCCTCCAAGTTCAGGTAAATtcaatatagtaataataataaaaatcaacttCTATGTATTTGCTATAACTTTAAAATGCTTACCTTAgcccaaaaaacaaaaaaaaaagctaaataaAACACCTACTAAAGAATACCGAGCTAATAGCAACATTTAATAACTAAGTTATCACTTTTCAATGTATGTAGGCGCTACCTTATTTTGTTGAGGCTTTAACTGAGCTTAAACTTATCactattaaatacatacaatgtATTTGCATACATACATTATTGAAAACccattattactttattttttaaggttTCTAAAAGACCACAAAAAAGAACTCATTGATAAAACAATATCTAACAAAAACATGATGAATTTCGTCAGAATGTTTTTgggattttatttgaattttatcacAAGCCGATTTCCGTGACTTTtcccgcgtgaaattcagttttttgtcGTGTGtcatgtcgtgcagaaaccatGACTTTTCCTCTTTAAAAAGTAGCCATTACAAATCTCAGCTTAATCGGACACAATGTAATATGCTTGCACCAAACAAAAGGTTTAAGATCTAGAAAACagttatatacaatattatcttatcttataatCTTATAATAGAAGTGAAGAACAAAAGATTTTATCAATGTACCCATACacatatgtataatattgtattcaataaatagaaaatagagTCGCTTCTGAAGTATACCAGAATCAGTGCAAAAGTTAGAATGAATACTGAAAAAGTTAAACCGTCAGCGTTTTTAGTACAAGCATCGTCTGCTTTTATAAGTTAGTTTgtcaaattttcattttaaaagttcttgatGTGTTTACATTTCTCGTATTAGTGTAATAGtgaatttaatacaattaattagttaatggagatgatgactaggttttgaatatattgatttttatcttacattcgggtaaataaggtcaatgttaactaatttatacattaaaagcaaagaatgtctggatatttgcaaaataaataaaatttcaaaatctattaaaaatcttttatcgtaattaaatgaaagttcatacagttttagcttccttacattaaatgtgactttttttaatacataaactataaacataaacgcacaaataagtaattttgtttgaccgcccatataaatctaacgatcattatgtacatacgacgtcattagttcgtaccattttgtatggggcgtttttcaaggaACCATGGCAGCGCCGcgaatctgaccctttaaatccctgtagctctgaaagtaaagatcgcagataccctgttagttttacaaaattactttactattagcatacttttaatttacatacaatttaaaaaattgtcatcatccctattattattattagttacaagttaatttagcaaaatatataataattttatatggtGATTAAATAGTGATAAATGCTGTTTCAGTTGCCTATCTAACCGCATTAACTGGTTTTACGTACGCCTGGCCATCGTTTACTATGGAGATGTTTAAGTCAAATTCAACAGTGTTAAGTGCTCCTATGTCAGTCACAGAAGCATCGTTATTGGGCAGTTTGATAAACATAGGTGGTTTGATAGCGACACCTTTTTGTGGATTTGCAGTTGACAAGTTTGGGAGGAAATATGCGGCTATTTTGTTTGGAGTACCTTTTGTGGTGATCAaacttttatgaaatatttatatcatcTTTAAATGTCTGCCTGTGGTGTCGACACTATGTTTTCTTAAGCGATTATATATGTTTTAACGTTACTAAAAGGCCGTTACTAAAAGGCaatcaaactttttaaaatgtttgtttgtctgtttgtcctggCTAATCTTTTGAACACCTGGACCGATTTTGTCGGGCTTTTACCTCCTTTGAGATAAAGGAGATTGTTGAGAAACATAGTGGCTAGCTATGATTTCAAGTAGTAGAACTTAAGATTTACGTAATATAACTTATGAAAACTAAATCATAATAGGGTAACTAACCAtagtacttatttaaaatttagattagataataataaggACAGACACGAActtttaatgaaagaaaatattttattcgatatagacataattttaaatacattttcattttcatctttttatattgaatttatttctttcAGATTGCCTGGGGTCTTATATATGTGACAAAATcagtaaatataatacttttatcTATGTGGTTAGGTGGTTTTGGTGCTGGCGGACAAGGGGTATCTTCAGTCTATATATCAGAAATATCACAGGATTCTATAAGGGGTGCTTTAACATCAGCATGTGtttcagtatttttattggGACTCCTATTCTCTTATATTATCGGAGGATATTTGTCATACAACCAAGTGTTACTTGTTCATTTTTCACTGTCAGTACTGTATATTTTAATGCTGATGTTAATAAAAGAATCTCCAGTTTACTTATTAAAACGAGGAAAGATAAAAGTGagtttttctgttttattattatcgtaATTATCAATATCTCTTCATTATTTCAAATCTTGTTTGAGAGAGAGTTATGTTTATTCACCATTGAGATTATTCTTATTATCTTCTTCTTCATAGATTATGAATTTTATCAACATTCTTTCTTTAACCTTACTTAAATGgaaattattttttggtttcAGGAAGCAGCAGAATCTATAGCCTTTTATCGTCGAGTAGATGTAAACTCAATTGAAGTTCAAAAGGAAATTGAAAAAATCAAATTACAGCTTGATCCGATGATAGATAAGATATTGCAAGGCGGCGATGGTAACtgaaactatttattatttatgttctttATTTACATCTACATTCTCttattttttatgtgtacttgaaatgtatttaaaatctgAATAATCCAAAATTTGAGTTTTGTTACAGATGTATTAGCAATGACTGAAACGGGCCAGAATTTAGTTGCTCAACCGAGCAAAACTGATTCACCATGGCAATTTCTAAGTAAGTtgatttataaatgaaaattatcatcaaaatataatataaatgaagcTGATATTTTATGTTCTAGAACGATCTGAATCATCTAAACGAGCGTTAGTATCGGTGCTTATAGTTATGAGCGTAGTGATTCTCATGGGGTCGATAGTGATGCAAATATATGCGGAATCCTTGTTCCGAGAGGCTGTGCCTACAATGCATCCAAACACTTGCTCTATATTGTTAGCTGTGGATTACTTGCTCGCTAGTTTACTTTGCGCTTGCATGGTGGACAAATTGGGACGAAAGGTAAACAATAAAGAATTCCCTTCTGTTTGATTTATGATTGAAAAAGtctaaattttgaatatttgtaattattatatttgtaagtaagtttttaacaaattgataatttttaacAGTCACTCTATTACGACACCCTGTAAATTCATATTAATCAACTTTTATACGTAGCCTGTTCAAAAGCGCGTCGacaatatactttttatataacattgtCTTTTACATGTAATCttcttgttgtttgtttgttattttattatagaatcTCATGACCGTAACAGCTATTATATCTGGAATATTTACTATTCTACTTGGATCTCAACTTCAAAAGCGCTGGGCGCCTCACTGGTTCACCGCATTCGTTATATACGGATACAGTTTTGTCTACAATCTTGGAGTCGCTGTTGTGCCTCTTATACTCACCGCCGAAGTCTTCTTGCCGGaggtaaacttaaaatatattttattaactcgttaacttaaataaattccTATTGTGGCTGGGTATCAGAAAACAAAACCTGCTTTTTCAACTTGTCAATTGTTGAAAACCATTAAGTCCATCCAAGATCTGTGTAACTTGTtacctaatgttttttttttaatttgagccCTTAATGTTAAGTAAGAGAAGATGAAATCTAAAATACCGCTATTTTGAAAAAGGTACAGGTTTAATATACCAATATCTGCATGAAAAGGCTTCTGTCGGGATGCTATTAGAGCTATTATGAAGTCAAAGGTCATACAAATTTAGTGTAATGTATTAAATACTACATTGACTAAAGGTAGTATTTGGACCTAGGCTCTCTGTATAAATATGcattaataatgatttaattaattaattactgtgCCAAAGAAGTTGTCAAAAATGCTGATTGTTTAACACAATTTTATGAGTAAACTTAAAAGCTTTATCGATTTTTTTCAGGTTCGAGGGCTCTGCAATAGCTTGTCTATGGCTTGTATGTGGATCACgaattttatagttatattcATCTACAATCCTTTAGTGATGACCTTCGGGGCAGGCGCCACATTCTACATTTTTTCTGTGGTCTGTTTTATCGGCGCAGCTTACAGCCACATCTGTCTACCGGAGACAAAGGGTCTACCAGCAGATAAAATACAGTTGTTGtacttaaaaaagaaatatttcatttaaaatgagattttattgtaactatattattgtaaaattaaatttgctgtttttttattttttttctacttccATCTCGATGCAGTTTATCTTCCAAATGTTACAACAGagaataatttttaatctatagtTCGTCCAACATATATATCAACTTGCATCCGCTCTgtggtttcaaccgcgtagtacccgttcctGTCAGAATaggcggataaaatatagcatttgatgttcacaaataacgtgactttatagtggtaaaagaattttcaaaatcgatttagtacatccagagattaaaGAAGCTTAGTCAATAGTCAATCcatagtagtagtaagtagtagtactTCACGTTACTTTAATTTCGTACGAAACAATTTACGCGTCTCGTATTTTgtatattcgtatttttttattgttaagaaagaacataagctaacttaacctaataattatacaaatcaaaacctactggctgcattttcgcaATAATATTCTGCATTTTTTTCCCTCCTTCATCACCAGAGGCAaatagccgcggtgaaataattcagaGATCATATCAGATCTGTATACATTGACtggatagtaaataaaaatacatttttataacacTGTATATTAAGCATtactttaaagtaataaaaaatcaaattcaagagATAATGATACACTTAAAATCAGATTTGactctttaataataataatcttttatttatcACACAAGGTTTACAATTTTTCATGAGTTCAAGAACTGGCTATCCTAGATTCTACGGATCTGTGTTAAGGATAACCAACCCTCTCCCTCGGAGTCACTAAGATAACAAAAgtgtaaatgaatttttaaacaagtttaagcacttaacaatataaaaaatgtgaGTGTGTGTGTCTTTGACTAGTATAcaatcataatattaaattactgaACTATAATAACCCCGATTGGTAAACATTTACGTAGTTCTTAAGCatttgttaattacttaaaaatatttttacagaatataaATATAGCATAGCCCACATATGCTCAGACATTTTTTAGCagattttattaagaaatttataCTCAAAAGTagttattaatgattttaagcTTTCGACGGTGTccgtttttgttttttcatgaACAAAGGTTGTATTTTGTCAGCGGATAGGCCTTTTGTCTCTGGAAGACAAGTGTGACTGTAGACAGCTCCTAAGAAACATACTCCAGCAAATATGTAGAATGTTGGTCCAAGTCCCAACGCCTCCACTAAAGGGTTAAATATTATGAGAGTAACGAAATTCGTTATCCACATGCAAGCCATTGAGAAACTGTTGCAAAGACCTCTGACCTGAAAcaatgacaaaaaataataattaagaaaaaaatcttcattattTATCGCATCTAATTGTAcacaacttaaaataattaaattttttttattttatttatttataatacacatatttattaaatattttacaaacaaacagatcTGAAAGCCTGTAACGCTGACCATTTGTTACTTCATGCTCCATAAATaggtaactagcagacgccgcgcggtttcacccacgtggttcccgttcccgtatgaatacggggataatacatatcctatagccttcctcgataaatggactatctaacactgaaataatttttcaaatcggatttttcaaatcctgagattagcgcgttcaatcaaacaaacaaacaaactcttcagccttataatattagtatagatatggtaGGCTATAAGTAACTATGGAATTTTGACAACGGTCGCTACGAAAGTTAGCCGATTTAGCCCTTTTCGAGGGTCTACACAAAACATGAAGCACTTTAGATTTCATATATCCAGACTGTCCAAttataaaacttacttattttgatattttcttcgtgataatacaaaacattacaTCCGCAGTCGCCAGCTTTTTAAAACTCGATGAGAAAATGAAcacaaaatgatttatattcaaGACCaatccgccaatccgcattgggcca
This genomic interval carries:
- the LOC112043244 gene encoding facilitated trehalose transporter Tret1-like, which translates into the protein MNTEKVKPSAFLVQASSAFIIAYLTALTGFTYAWPSFTMEMFKSNSTVLSAPMSVTEASLLGSLINIGGLIATPFCGFAVDKFGRKYAAILFGVPFVIAWGLIYVTKSVNIILLSMWLGGFGAGGQGVSSVYISEISQDSIRGALTSACVSVFLLGLLFSYIIGGYLSYNQVLLVHFSLSVLYILMLMLIKESPVYLLKRGKIKEAAESIAFYRRVDVNSIEVQKEIEKIKLQLDPMIDKILQGGDDVLAMTETGQNLVAQPSKTDSPWQFLKRSESSKRALVSVLIVMSVVILMGSIVMQIYAESLFREAVPTMHPNTCSILLAVDYLLASLLCACMVDKLGRKNLMTVTAIISGIFTILLGSQLQKRWAPHWFTAFVIYGYSFVYNLGVAVVPLILTAEVFLPEVRGLCNSLSMACMWITNFIVIFIYNPLVMTFGAGATFYIFSVVCFIGAAYSHICLPETKGLPADKIQLLYLKKKYFI